Proteins co-encoded in one Bombus pyrosoma isolate SC7728 linkage group LG4, ASM1482585v1, whole genome shotgun sequence genomic window:
- the LOC122567143 gene encoding 1-phosphatidylinositol 4,5-bisphosphate phosphodiesterase epsilon-1-like isoform X1: protein MEIVAGLKSNKLKPFWQSVNNPVPVLENLSSALLSPEYEFALARSLAMPECPVVPFFGAFLRELREVIAFESKSQHECKDRGESPRSSSKVAEPENVSSSGQTAKIAIDTSTESSTEWNPRNSSLKKQENAPVRDTSSVLEKIAEFHKHQHARGRDATTGSLHRTLSIHTTAIEQTYMAEECDENDYHFDLDSYKPVQPITFDHGVALFPVAAPHSGMDLHLLQVLHHGTTLVHWDCEGGTTRTALVFARVDRACGTFVWEKPPWSPLKTAQLGGTASADFSLTANPEDVVSAGLVGRYTMQQTDCASVTLEEGFLDLSSVKEVMIGCCDRDRETDLRSIYKRYGLSGSDSCIGLMYGSSLPDNRLIFLLCPPALSKIWYMGLCWILRGLKRQQQLTDRRSRWLKEKYLQLYFEDGCIEPMTADAIRAFGGRDWSTTESIGTLSPTSSSALRKRNVKGKKTKSIGNIHALTKDLSLKQYDTSSPEGGLTVAPSRHITGSRESLTRIIPASPRSSRDRVPPRSPPGSAERIISSNLPYSSFQSLLCVARDKDKNGSGMSGGVEAPWQVKARASSIIYETQLNFVEFVALFRSFSLRARKDLRDLFGQLAITCRSQSDGSLRDFNVRPPVLRQTSDATPQRIGLLTRNNSIDCHEYKTSSNLQKKQIFDAVAAASIVNNSSGVDTSKSQVITLATFTKFLESRQQEKLTDDEIKALVKRHEPDPGLRTQWCLSFEGFARYMMDKDNYAFPNEYATPFETEMQQPLSQYYIASSHNTYLTGHQLKGESSVQLYSQVLLTGCRCVELDCWDGDDGSPVIYHGHTFTTKIPFRLVVEAIDRSAFVSSPYPVILSIENHCSQSQQARMAQIFQSVFGEKLVTKFLFETDFSDDPQLPSPSQLRYRILIKNKKMVVEPAGPLTHAPLSHRGKMLMSDRASSMKQMRTDVSSASVAEYFSEDDDDEEDDDEDDNIDDNSISSYERYLGGMQAPHGRLKSDSAVDDKSQKQSSQIAKELSDLVIYLQAIKFRGLNTTPGTTATGKVRHQPHTGPVQRHSIAGIGATSIGASSGSPQSLSTSASLASGGSNIENLFRFTRGVPACFQCSSLNESTAKKICRKQPLGVVAHAETQLIRTYPAGMRIDSTNFNPVIFWAFGIQMVALNYQTDDAGLNLNAAMFEQNGQCGYVRKPSVMWDKGHMMYRRFNPWDKEFDGLHSAHLTLSIVSGQYVSPTNFVASTYVEIELVGIPIDCAKHKTKIIQNNALNPIWNEKFCFQVMFKDLAFLRFGIVEASSHHLIAQRVIPLKCLKPGYRHVRLRSCKNKPLALSTLFIYSRLEEESLDYNTCCRDHKESSKRPSSGKEPEKLTTVDPGLGGVTLKRRMFFLMVYHVIPEEPYTILKVTQDSTTQEVMLQALQKAGISADRVDEYILVEEVSRGWEKRDREELPTQRVLDPTEHPLQAQALWKGQGRFLLKRVGDDPSSRAWLASIRSTAGHSKLDSERDTSTHIWDEADTFLVCIYNVSPDIPYAILRVPVSSSAQDVLAQALVKARRMEDPMKFALVEELEWGGAGAVGSGSRQLRVLRDDENVYSTQAFWKTLGRFILREREQAIPRRHLLPATLDRLSKGFSVGRSVSLPGSSKEKMPVSEALSDPTSRGLRHRLLMHGRRREVHSDGEDIRESDILNAALHLKKVSLRKLRVWKS from the exons ATGGAAATTGTCGCCGGTCTCAA GAGCAACAAGCTAAAGCCCTTTTGGCAAAGTGTGAACAACCCGGTACCAGTTTTGGAAAATCTATCCTCCGCCCTTTTGTCTCCCGAGTATGAGTTCGCGCTTGCTCGCTCCTTGGCAATGCCAGAATGTCCAGTGGTGCCGTTCTTTGGAGCTTTTTTGCGGGAATTGCGGGAAGTCATCGCGTTCGAGTCCAAG tCTCAGCATGAATGCAAGGACCGCGGCGAGTCGCCGCGTAGCAGCAGCAAGGTTGCCGAGCCCGAAAACGTGTCATCTTCGGGGCAAACGGCAAAAATCGCTATTGATACCAGCACCGAATCGTCCACGGAATGGAATCCGAGGAATAGTTCCTTGAAAAAGCAAGAGAACGCTCCAGTCCGTGATACAAGCTCTGTTCTCGAGAAAATTGCCGAATTTCATAAG CACCAGCATGCTCGAGGCAGAGACGCGACGACTGGCTCGCTTCATCGCACGCTCAGCATTCATACGACCGCGATCGAGCAAACCTACATGGCCGAAGAATGTGACGAGAACGACTATCATTTCGATCTCGATTCCTACAAGCCGGTACAGCCGATCACATTCGACCATGGGGTTGCGTTATTTCCTGTCGCTGCTCCGCACTCCGGAATGGATCTGCATCTTTTGCAG GTATTGCATCACGGGACAACGTTGGTGCATTGGGACTGCGAAGGCGGTACGACGAGGACGGCCTTAGTATTCGCGCGAGTGGATCGCGCTTGCGGTACCTTCGTGTGGGAGAAGCCACCCTGGAGTCCATTGAAAACTGCCCAGCTGGGAGGTACAGCTTCTGCAGATTTTTCGCTAACTGCCAATCCAGAAGACGTGGTATCGGCCGGTTTAGTAGGGAGATATACCATGCAACAGACGGACTGCGCTTCCGTGACGCTGGAAGAGGGATTTTTGGACCTGAGCTCCGTCAAGGAAGTCATGATCGGCTGTTGCGATCGGGACAGAGAGACCGACCTCAGAAGCATTTACAAGAGATACGGTCTATCGGGATCCGATTCATGTATCGGCCTTATGTACGGCTCCAGTCTGCCGGACAATCGACTGATCTTTCTCCTTTGCCCTCCTGCGCTTAGCAA AATTTGGTACATGGGTCTTTGTTGGATACTACGAGGCCTGAAACGGCAACAACAATTAACAGATCGTAGATCGCGAtggttaaaagaaaaatacctTCAGCTTTATTTCGAAGATGGATGTATCGAGCCAATGACAGCCGATGCTATTAGAGCTTTTGGCGGTCGCGACTGGTCCACGACTGAAAGTATCGGCACGCTTTCGCCGACGAGCAGCAGTGCTCTCCGCAAACGAAACGTTAAAGGGAAAAAAACGAAATCTATCGGCAATATTCATGCGTTAACAAAG GATCTAAGCCTAAAACAGTATGACACTTCGTCTCCGGAGGGAGGCTTAACAGTGGCCCCTTCTCGGCATATTACGGGTAGTAGAGAATCCTTGACGAGAATCATACCAGCATCTCCACGGTCTAGCAGAGATCGAGTTCCCCCACGTAGTCCTCCTGGATCCGCCGAACGAATTATTAGTTCCAACTTGCCTTACTCCAGCTTTCAAAG CCTATTATGCGTCGCCAGGGACAAGGATAAAAACGGATCTGGAATGTCAGGTGGAGTGGAAGCACCTTGGCAAGTGAAGGCACGTGCCAGTTCCATAATATATGAAACTCAGTTGAACTTCGTCGAGTTTGTCGCGTTGTTCCGTTCGTTCAGCCTGAGAGCAAGAAAGGATTTACGCGACCTATTCGGCCAACTGGCGATCACTTGTCGTAGTCAAAGCGACGGTTCTTTGAGAGACTTTAATGTACGGCCGCCTGTGTTGAGGCAAACCAGTGACGCAACCCCTCAACGAATCG gTCTCTTGACGAGAAATAACTCCATAGACTGTCACGAGTACAAAACCAGCAGCAATCttcaaaagaaacaaattttcgacgCCGTGGCTGCAGCTAGCATCGTTAATAATTCTTCCGGCGTTGACACTTCGAAATCGCAAGTAATCACCCTGGCGACGTTCACTAAGTTTTTGGAATCTCGGCAGCAAGAAAAACTAACCGACGACGAAATCAAGGCACTGGTTAAG CGACACGAACCGGACCCAGGACTACGTACACAATGGTGTTTGTCTTTCGAGGGCTTTGCACGGTACATGATGGACAAGGACAATTATGCCTTCCCAAACGAGTATGCGACGCCGTTCGAGACTGAAATGCAGCAGCCATTGTCCCAGTATTACATCGCTAGCTCGCATAATACTTATTTAACTGGCCATCAACTCAAGGGAGAATCTTCGGTGCAGCTTTACTCTCAG GTACTGCTAACAGGATGTAGGTGTGTAGAGCTCGATTGCTGGGATGGCGATGATGGCTCTCCCGTTATTTACCATGGTCACACCTTCACTACCAAGATACCATTTCGCTTGGTCGTAGAGGCGATTGATAGAAGTGCTTTCGTCAGTTCTCCATATCCCGTGATTCTCTCCATCGAGAATCATTGTTCGCAGAGTCAACAGGCTCGAATGGcccaaatatttcaa TCGGTATTTGGTGAAAAACTGGTGACAAAGTTCTTGTTTGAGACGGACTTTAGCGACGACCCTCAACTGCCATCGCCATCGCAATTGCGCTACCGAATATTAATCAAAAACAAGAAAATGGTGGTAGAACCCGCTGGTCCTTTGACGCACGCTCCCTTGAGTCATCGTGGAAAAATGCTCATGTCCGATCGAGCTTCGTCTATGAAACAAATGCGTACCGACGTAAGCAGCGCTTCCGTCGCCGAATATTTTAGcgaggacgacgacgatgagGAAGACGACGATGAAGATGACAACATCGACG ATAACTCCATTTCCAGCTACGAAAGGTATTTGGGCGGGATGCAGGCGCCGCATGGTCGACTAAAGTCAGATTCCGCGGTCGACGATAAGTCGCAAAAACAAAGTAGCCAAATTGCCAAAGAACTTTCGGATTTGGTGATTTACTTACAAGCTATTAAATTTCGTGGGTTGAACACTACACCAGGAACAACAGCCACTGGGAAGGTGCGACACCAACCGCACACTGGACCGGTTCAAAGACACAGCATCGCTGGAATAGGAGCTACCAGCATCGGTGCCTCTTCCGGATCGCCACAGTCTTTATCAACATCGGCTTCGCTCGCAAGCGGCGGCAGCAATATTGAAAATCTCTTCAG attcACGCGCGGCGTTCCAGCCTGCTTTCAATGTTCTTCGTTGAATGAAAGCACAGCGAAGAAGATTTGCAGAAAACAACCTTTAGGGGTTGTCGCCCATGCAGAAACTCAGTTAATACGAACGTATCCGGCTGGAATGCGTATCGATTCGACAAATTTCAATCCCGTAATCTTCTGGGCCTTTGGTATTCAAATGGTAGCACTAAATTACCAAACCGACGACGCAGGATTAAATTTAAACGCCGCTATGTTCGAGCAAAATGGGCAATGTGGATACGTTAGGAAACCTTCGGTCATGTGGGACAAAGGCCATATGATGTATAG ACGCTTCAATCCTTGGGATAAAGAATTCGACGGGCTACATTCGGCACACCTGACGCTTTCAATAGTCTCTGGCCAGTATGTTTCCCCAACAAATTTCGTCGCCAGCACGTACGTCGAAATCGAACTAGTCGGCATTCCGATCGACTGTGCCAAgcataaaacgaaaataatacaaaacaacGCGCTGAATCCTATTTGGAACGAGAAATTTTGCTTTCAAGTAATGTTCAAAGACCTTGCCTTTCTGCGTTTCGGCATCGTCGAAGCAAGTTCCCATCATTTGATCGCCCAAAGGGTCATTCCATTAAAATGCTTGAAGCCCGGCTACAGACACGTACGTTTGCGTTCCTGTAAAAACAAACCTTTGGCTCTGTCCACGCTGTTCATTTATTCCCGTCTGGAAGAGGAGAGCCTCGATTATAACACGTGTTGCCGCGATCACAAAGAATCGTCGAAGCGGCCGTCGTCGGGCAAAGAACCGGAAAAATTGACTACGGTGGATCCTGGATTAGGCGGAGTGACGCTGAAGAGGAGAATGTTCTTCCTAATGGTTTATCACGTGATACCGGAGGAACCGTACACTATATTAAAAGTCACGCAGGATAGTACGACGCAAGAGGTAATGTTACAAGCTCTTCAGAAAGCTGGAATATCCGCGGATCGAGTCGACGAATATATTTTGGTGGAAGAAGTCTCTCGTGGTTGGGAGAAAAGAGACAGGGAAGAACTTCCAACTCAACGTGTATTAGATCCAACGGAGCACCCATTGCAAGCGCAAGCTTTATGGAAAGGGCAGGGGCGTTTCCTCTTGAAGAGGGTAGGCGATGATCCTAGCAGCAGAGCCTGGCTGGCTTCTATAAGGAGTACAGCTGGTCACTCGAAGCTCGACTCCGAAAGAGACACATCCACGCATATCTGGGACGAAGCTGACACCTTCTTAGTTTGCATTTATAACGTTTCGCCGGATATACCGTACGCGATACTTCGTGTTCCTGTAAGCAGTTCTGCTCAAGATGTTCTAGCTCAGGCTTTAGTGAAGGCCAGAAGAATGGAGGATCCGATGAAGTTTGCTTTGGTGGAAGAACTCGAATGGGGAGGCGCTGGAGCCGTTGGTAGTGGCAGTCGACAGTTGAGAGTTTTACGCGATGACGAGAACGTGTACAGTACTCAAGCCTTTTGGAAGACGCTCGGAAGATTCATtctgagagaaagagaacaagCAATACCGAGGCGGCATCTGTTGCCAGCCACCTTGGATAGGCTCAGCAAAGGTTTTTCCGTAGGAAGATCGGTCTCCTTGCCAGGTTCCAGCAAGGAGAAGATGCCTGTCTCGGAAGCGCTTTCCGATCCAACTTCCAGAGGGCTGAGACATCGTCTACTGATGCACGGTCGTAGGAGGGAAGTTCACTCCGATGGCGAAGATATTCGCGAGTCTGATATTTTAAACGCGGCCCTTCACTTGAAGAAGGTATCCTTAAGAAAATTAAGGGTTTGGAAGTCATAG
- the LOC122567143 gene encoding 1-phosphatidylinositol 4,5-bisphosphate phosphodiesterase epsilon-1-like isoform X2 — protein MEIVAGLKSNKLKPFWQSVNNPVPVLENLSSALLSPEYEFALARSLAMPECPVVPFFGAFLRELREVIAFESKSQHECKDRGESPRSSSKVAEPENVSSSGQTAKIAIDTSTESSTEWNPRNSSLKKQENAPVRDTSSVLEKIAEFHKHQHARGRDATTGSLHRTLSIHTTAIEQTYMAEECDENDYHFDLDSYKPVQPITFDHGVALFPVAAPHSGMDLHLLQVLHHGTTLVHWDCEGGTTRTALVFARVDRACGTFVWEKPPWSPLKTAQLGGTASADFSLTANPEDVVSAGLVGRYTMQQTDCASVTLEEGFLDLSSVKEVMIGCCDRDRETDLRSIYKRYGLSGSDSCIGLMYGSSLPDNRLIFLLCPPALSKIWYMGLCWILRGLKRQQQLTDRRSRWLKEKYLQLYFEDGCIEPMTADAIRAFGGRDWSTTESIGTLSPTSSSALRKRNVKGKKTKSIGNIHALTKDLSLKQYDTSSPEGGLTVAPSRHITGSRESLTRIIPASPRSSRDRVPPRSPPGSAERIISSNLPYSSFQRDKDKNGSGMSGGVEAPWQVKARASSIIYETQLNFVEFVALFRSFSLRARKDLRDLFGQLAITCRSQSDGSLRDFNVRPPVLRQTSDATPQRIGLLTRNNSIDCHEYKTSSNLQKKQIFDAVAAASIVNNSSGVDTSKSQVITLATFTKFLESRQQEKLTDDEIKALVKRHEPDPGLRTQWCLSFEGFARYMMDKDNYAFPNEYATPFETEMQQPLSQYYIASSHNTYLTGHQLKGESSVQLYSQVLLTGCRCVELDCWDGDDGSPVIYHGHTFTTKIPFRLVVEAIDRSAFVSSPYPVILSIENHCSQSQQARMAQIFQSVFGEKLVTKFLFETDFSDDPQLPSPSQLRYRILIKNKKMVVEPAGPLTHAPLSHRGKMLMSDRASSMKQMRTDVSSASVAEYFSEDDDDEEDDDEDDNIDDNSISSYERYLGGMQAPHGRLKSDSAVDDKSQKQSSQIAKELSDLVIYLQAIKFRGLNTTPGTTATGKVRHQPHTGPVQRHSIAGIGATSIGASSGSPQSLSTSASLASGGSNIENLFRFTRGVPACFQCSSLNESTAKKICRKQPLGVVAHAETQLIRTYPAGMRIDSTNFNPVIFWAFGIQMVALNYQTDDAGLNLNAAMFEQNGQCGYVRKPSVMWDKGHMMYRRFNPWDKEFDGLHSAHLTLSIVSGQYVSPTNFVASTYVEIELVGIPIDCAKHKTKIIQNNALNPIWNEKFCFQVMFKDLAFLRFGIVEASSHHLIAQRVIPLKCLKPGYRHVRLRSCKNKPLALSTLFIYSRLEEESLDYNTCCRDHKESSKRPSSGKEPEKLTTVDPGLGGVTLKRRMFFLMVYHVIPEEPYTILKVTQDSTTQEVMLQALQKAGISADRVDEYILVEEVSRGWEKRDREELPTQRVLDPTEHPLQAQALWKGQGRFLLKRVGDDPSSRAWLASIRSTAGHSKLDSERDTSTHIWDEADTFLVCIYNVSPDIPYAILRVPVSSSAQDVLAQALVKARRMEDPMKFALVEELEWGGAGAVGSGSRQLRVLRDDENVYSTQAFWKTLGRFILREREQAIPRRHLLPATLDRLSKGFSVGRSVSLPGSSKEKMPVSEALSDPTSRGLRHRLLMHGRRREVHSDGEDIRESDILNAALHLKKVSLRKLRVWKS, from the exons ATGGAAATTGTCGCCGGTCTCAA GAGCAACAAGCTAAAGCCCTTTTGGCAAAGTGTGAACAACCCGGTACCAGTTTTGGAAAATCTATCCTCCGCCCTTTTGTCTCCCGAGTATGAGTTCGCGCTTGCTCGCTCCTTGGCAATGCCAGAATGTCCAGTGGTGCCGTTCTTTGGAGCTTTTTTGCGGGAATTGCGGGAAGTCATCGCGTTCGAGTCCAAG tCTCAGCATGAATGCAAGGACCGCGGCGAGTCGCCGCGTAGCAGCAGCAAGGTTGCCGAGCCCGAAAACGTGTCATCTTCGGGGCAAACGGCAAAAATCGCTATTGATACCAGCACCGAATCGTCCACGGAATGGAATCCGAGGAATAGTTCCTTGAAAAAGCAAGAGAACGCTCCAGTCCGTGATACAAGCTCTGTTCTCGAGAAAATTGCCGAATTTCATAAG CACCAGCATGCTCGAGGCAGAGACGCGACGACTGGCTCGCTTCATCGCACGCTCAGCATTCATACGACCGCGATCGAGCAAACCTACATGGCCGAAGAATGTGACGAGAACGACTATCATTTCGATCTCGATTCCTACAAGCCGGTACAGCCGATCACATTCGACCATGGGGTTGCGTTATTTCCTGTCGCTGCTCCGCACTCCGGAATGGATCTGCATCTTTTGCAG GTATTGCATCACGGGACAACGTTGGTGCATTGGGACTGCGAAGGCGGTACGACGAGGACGGCCTTAGTATTCGCGCGAGTGGATCGCGCTTGCGGTACCTTCGTGTGGGAGAAGCCACCCTGGAGTCCATTGAAAACTGCCCAGCTGGGAGGTACAGCTTCTGCAGATTTTTCGCTAACTGCCAATCCAGAAGACGTGGTATCGGCCGGTTTAGTAGGGAGATATACCATGCAACAGACGGACTGCGCTTCCGTGACGCTGGAAGAGGGATTTTTGGACCTGAGCTCCGTCAAGGAAGTCATGATCGGCTGTTGCGATCGGGACAGAGAGACCGACCTCAGAAGCATTTACAAGAGATACGGTCTATCGGGATCCGATTCATGTATCGGCCTTATGTACGGCTCCAGTCTGCCGGACAATCGACTGATCTTTCTCCTTTGCCCTCCTGCGCTTAGCAA AATTTGGTACATGGGTCTTTGTTGGATACTACGAGGCCTGAAACGGCAACAACAATTAACAGATCGTAGATCGCGAtggttaaaagaaaaatacctTCAGCTTTATTTCGAAGATGGATGTATCGAGCCAATGACAGCCGATGCTATTAGAGCTTTTGGCGGTCGCGACTGGTCCACGACTGAAAGTATCGGCACGCTTTCGCCGACGAGCAGCAGTGCTCTCCGCAAACGAAACGTTAAAGGGAAAAAAACGAAATCTATCGGCAATATTCATGCGTTAACAAAG GATCTAAGCCTAAAACAGTATGACACTTCGTCTCCGGAGGGAGGCTTAACAGTGGCCCCTTCTCGGCATATTACGGGTAGTAGAGAATCCTTGACGAGAATCATACCAGCATCTCCACGGTCTAGCAGAGATCGAGTTCCCCCACGTAGTCCTCCTGGATCCGCCGAACGAATTATTAGTTCCAACTTGCCTTACTCCAGCTTTCAAAG GGACAAGGATAAAAACGGATCTGGAATGTCAGGTGGAGTGGAAGCACCTTGGCAAGTGAAGGCACGTGCCAGTTCCATAATATATGAAACTCAGTTGAACTTCGTCGAGTTTGTCGCGTTGTTCCGTTCGTTCAGCCTGAGAGCAAGAAAGGATTTACGCGACCTATTCGGCCAACTGGCGATCACTTGTCGTAGTCAAAGCGACGGTTCTTTGAGAGACTTTAATGTACGGCCGCCTGTGTTGAGGCAAACCAGTGACGCAACCCCTCAACGAATCG gTCTCTTGACGAGAAATAACTCCATAGACTGTCACGAGTACAAAACCAGCAGCAATCttcaaaagaaacaaattttcgacgCCGTGGCTGCAGCTAGCATCGTTAATAATTCTTCCGGCGTTGACACTTCGAAATCGCAAGTAATCACCCTGGCGACGTTCACTAAGTTTTTGGAATCTCGGCAGCAAGAAAAACTAACCGACGACGAAATCAAGGCACTGGTTAAG CGACACGAACCGGACCCAGGACTACGTACACAATGGTGTTTGTCTTTCGAGGGCTTTGCACGGTACATGATGGACAAGGACAATTATGCCTTCCCAAACGAGTATGCGACGCCGTTCGAGACTGAAATGCAGCAGCCATTGTCCCAGTATTACATCGCTAGCTCGCATAATACTTATTTAACTGGCCATCAACTCAAGGGAGAATCTTCGGTGCAGCTTTACTCTCAG GTACTGCTAACAGGATGTAGGTGTGTAGAGCTCGATTGCTGGGATGGCGATGATGGCTCTCCCGTTATTTACCATGGTCACACCTTCACTACCAAGATACCATTTCGCTTGGTCGTAGAGGCGATTGATAGAAGTGCTTTCGTCAGTTCTCCATATCCCGTGATTCTCTCCATCGAGAATCATTGTTCGCAGAGTCAACAGGCTCGAATGGcccaaatatttcaa TCGGTATTTGGTGAAAAACTGGTGACAAAGTTCTTGTTTGAGACGGACTTTAGCGACGACCCTCAACTGCCATCGCCATCGCAATTGCGCTACCGAATATTAATCAAAAACAAGAAAATGGTGGTAGAACCCGCTGGTCCTTTGACGCACGCTCCCTTGAGTCATCGTGGAAAAATGCTCATGTCCGATCGAGCTTCGTCTATGAAACAAATGCGTACCGACGTAAGCAGCGCTTCCGTCGCCGAATATTTTAGcgaggacgacgacgatgagGAAGACGACGATGAAGATGACAACATCGACG ATAACTCCATTTCCAGCTACGAAAGGTATTTGGGCGGGATGCAGGCGCCGCATGGTCGACTAAAGTCAGATTCCGCGGTCGACGATAAGTCGCAAAAACAAAGTAGCCAAATTGCCAAAGAACTTTCGGATTTGGTGATTTACTTACAAGCTATTAAATTTCGTGGGTTGAACACTACACCAGGAACAACAGCCACTGGGAAGGTGCGACACCAACCGCACACTGGACCGGTTCAAAGACACAGCATCGCTGGAATAGGAGCTACCAGCATCGGTGCCTCTTCCGGATCGCCACAGTCTTTATCAACATCGGCTTCGCTCGCAAGCGGCGGCAGCAATATTGAAAATCTCTTCAG attcACGCGCGGCGTTCCAGCCTGCTTTCAATGTTCTTCGTTGAATGAAAGCACAGCGAAGAAGATTTGCAGAAAACAACCTTTAGGGGTTGTCGCCCATGCAGAAACTCAGTTAATACGAACGTATCCGGCTGGAATGCGTATCGATTCGACAAATTTCAATCCCGTAATCTTCTGGGCCTTTGGTATTCAAATGGTAGCACTAAATTACCAAACCGACGACGCAGGATTAAATTTAAACGCCGCTATGTTCGAGCAAAATGGGCAATGTGGATACGTTAGGAAACCTTCGGTCATGTGGGACAAAGGCCATATGATGTATAG ACGCTTCAATCCTTGGGATAAAGAATTCGACGGGCTACATTCGGCACACCTGACGCTTTCAATAGTCTCTGGCCAGTATGTTTCCCCAACAAATTTCGTCGCCAGCACGTACGTCGAAATCGAACTAGTCGGCATTCCGATCGACTGTGCCAAgcataaaacgaaaataatacaaaacaacGCGCTGAATCCTATTTGGAACGAGAAATTTTGCTTTCAAGTAATGTTCAAAGACCTTGCCTTTCTGCGTTTCGGCATCGTCGAAGCAAGTTCCCATCATTTGATCGCCCAAAGGGTCATTCCATTAAAATGCTTGAAGCCCGGCTACAGACACGTACGTTTGCGTTCCTGTAAAAACAAACCTTTGGCTCTGTCCACGCTGTTCATTTATTCCCGTCTGGAAGAGGAGAGCCTCGATTATAACACGTGTTGCCGCGATCACAAAGAATCGTCGAAGCGGCCGTCGTCGGGCAAAGAACCGGAAAAATTGACTACGGTGGATCCTGGATTAGGCGGAGTGACGCTGAAGAGGAGAATGTTCTTCCTAATGGTTTATCACGTGATACCGGAGGAACCGTACACTATATTAAAAGTCACGCAGGATAGTACGACGCAAGAGGTAATGTTACAAGCTCTTCAGAAAGCTGGAATATCCGCGGATCGAGTCGACGAATATATTTTGGTGGAAGAAGTCTCTCGTGGTTGGGAGAAAAGAGACAGGGAAGAACTTCCAACTCAACGTGTATTAGATCCAACGGAGCACCCATTGCAAGCGCAAGCTTTATGGAAAGGGCAGGGGCGTTTCCTCTTGAAGAGGGTAGGCGATGATCCTAGCAGCAGAGCCTGGCTGGCTTCTATAAGGAGTACAGCTGGTCACTCGAAGCTCGACTCCGAAAGAGACACATCCACGCATATCTGGGACGAAGCTGACACCTTCTTAGTTTGCATTTATAACGTTTCGCCGGATATACCGTACGCGATACTTCGTGTTCCTGTAAGCAGTTCTGCTCAAGATGTTCTAGCTCAGGCTTTAGTGAAGGCCAGAAGAATGGAGGATCCGATGAAGTTTGCTTTGGTGGAAGAACTCGAATGGGGAGGCGCTGGAGCCGTTGGTAGTGGCAGTCGACAGTTGAGAGTTTTACGCGATGACGAGAACGTGTACAGTACTCAAGCCTTTTGGAAGACGCTCGGAAGATTCATtctgagagaaagagaacaagCAATACCGAGGCGGCATCTGTTGCCAGCCACCTTGGATAGGCTCAGCAAAGGTTTTTCCGTAGGAAGATCGGTCTCCTTGCCAGGTTCCAGCAAGGAGAAGATGCCTGTCTCGGAAGCGCTTTCCGATCCAACTTCCAGAGGGCTGAGACATCGTCTACTGATGCACGGTCGTAGGAGGGAAGTTCACTCCGATGGCGAAGATATTCGCGAGTCTGATATTTTAAACGCGGCCCTTCACTTGAAGAAGGTATCCTTAAGAAAATTAAGGGTTTGGAAGTCATAG